One genomic segment of Sparus aurata chromosome 24, fSpaAur1.1, whole genome shotgun sequence includes these proteins:
- the gpd2 gene encoding glycerol-3-phosphate dehydrogenase, mitochondrial isoform X2 has translation MAFRKALKRTAILGGGAVAAVFGLSQLIEYRKTQARLAHVAAEAELKAPFADELPSRKAQLAALENTEEFDVLVVGGGATGVGCALDAVTRNLKTALVERNDFSSGTSSRSTKLIHGGVRYLQKAIMQLDYEQYMMVKEALHERANLLEIAPHLSAPLPIMLPVYKWWQLPYYWAGIKMYDVVAGIQCLKSSYVLSKTKALELFPMLKKDKLVGAIVYYDGQHNDARMNLAIGLTAARYGAAVANYTEVVHLLKAKDTQTGKERVCGARCRDVITGKEFDVKAKVVINATGPFTDSLRKMDNQETQNICQPSAGVHIVIPGYYSPDNMGLLDPATSDGRVIFFLPWEKMTIAGTTDTPTNVTAHPIPGEDDINFILNEVRNYLSPDVVVRRGDVLAAWSGIRPLVTDPNSKDTQSICRNHIVSISDSGLVTIAGGKWTTYRSMAEETLDAAVKAHGLSAETCKTVGLMLEGAKGWTPTLYIRLVQDYGLENEVAQHLAATYGGKAFDVAKIAQVTGQRWPIVGKRLVSEFPYIEAEVLYAIKEYACTAIDVIARRTRLGFLNVQAADEALPRIVQIMGKELDWSQERRTEELEAARKFLYHEMGYRSRSEQLTKTSEINLDYQEVVRYKKRFHKFDKESKGFITTVDVQQVLDSINVQIDENSLHEILNEVDLNKNGQVEIDEFLQLMSAVKKGQVSDSRLAILMKSAEETLDERGPVTVDRSGGGV, from the exons ATGGCGTTCAGGAAGGCTCTGAAACGGACGGCGATCCTAGGCGGCGGGGCGGTGGCCGCGGTGTTCGGCCTGTCGCAGCTGATCGAGTACAGGAAGACGCAG GCTCGGTTGGCTCACGTGGCGGCAGAAGCCGAGCTGAAGGCCCCCTTCGCGGACGAGCTTCCCTCCCGGAAGGCGCAGCTCGCGGCGCTGGAGAACACCGAGGAGTTCGACGTGCTGGTGGTCGGAGGAGGAGCCACGGGTGTAGGATGTGCCTTAGACGCTGTCACACGCA ACCTAAAGACTGCCCTCGTGGAGAGAAACGATTTCTCCTCGGGGACGAGCAGTCGGAGTACCAAGCTGATTCACGGTGGAGTCCGTTATCTCCAGAAGGCCATCATGCAGCTGGACTACGAACAg TACATGATGGTGAAAGAGGCCCTCCATGAGCGAGCCAACCTCCTGGAGATTGCACCTCACCTATCAGCACCGCTACCCATCATGCTTCCTGTTTATAA ATGGTGGCAGTTGCCTTACTACTGGGCCGGGATCAAGATGTACGACGTGGTGGCCGGGATCCAGTGCCTGAAGAGCAGCTACGTCCTCAGCAAGACGAAGGCCTTGGAGCTGTTCCCCATGCTGAAGAAGGACAAGCTGGTGGGAGCCATCGTCTACTACGACG GGCAGCACAACGACGCCCGTATGAACCTGGCAATTGGCCTCACTGCCGCCCGCTACGGCGCCGCCGTCGCCAACTACACCGAGGTCGTCCACCTGCTGAAGGCAAAAGACACGCAGACCGGCAAGGAGAGGGTGTGTGGAGCTCGCTGCAGGGACGTTATCACAG GAAAGGAGTTTGACGTGAAGGCCAAGGTTGTGATCAACGCCACCGGCCCGTTCACAGACTCGCTGAGGAAGATGGACAACCAGGAGACGCAAAACATCTGCCAACCGAGCGCCGGCGTCCACATCGTCATCCCCGGTTACTAcag TCCTGACAACATGGGTCTGCTCGATCCGGCGACAAGCGACGGTCGTGTCATCTTCTTCCTGCCCTGGGAGAAGATGACCATCGCCGGGACGACCGACACGCCCACTAACGTGACGGCACACCCAATCCCGGGGGAGGACGACATCAACTTCATCCTGAACGAGGTCCGCAACTACCTCAGCCCTGACGTAGTAG TGCGCCGCGGAGACGTGTTGGCAGCGTGGAGCGGCATCCGACCCCTGGTGACCGACCCCAACTCCAAAGACACTCAGTCCATCTGCAGGAACCACATCGTCAGCATCAGTGACAGCGGACTGGTCACCATCGCCG GTGGGAAGTGGACCACCTACAGGTCCATGGCCGAAGAGACGCTGGACGCAGCCGTCAAAGCTCACGGCCTCTCAGCGGAGACATGCAAGACTGTTGGTCTGATGCTGGAGGGAGCTAAAGGCTGGACGCCGACGCTCTACATCCGCCTGGTGCAGGACTACGGACTGGAGAACGAG GTCGCTCAGCACCTGGCTGCAACGTACGGAGGAAAGGCGTTCGATGTGGCCAAGATTGCTCAGGTCACCGGGCAGAGGTGGCCAATCGTAGGGAAGCGACTGGTGTCAGAGTTCCCTTACATCGAGGCCGAG GTTTTGTACGCGATCAAGGAGTACGCCTGCACAGCCATCGATGTCATCGCCCGGCGAACTCGCCTGGGCTTCTTGAACGTGCAGGCGGCCGATGAAGCGCTGCCACGCATCGTGCAGATCATGGGCAAAGAGCTGGACTGGAGTCAGGAGAGGAGGACG GAGGAGCTCGAAGCAGCCAGGAAGTTCTTGTACCACGAGATGGGCTACAGGTCTCGCTCTGAGCAGCTGACCAAGACGTCTGAGATCAACCTGGACTACCAGGAAGTAGTCAG GTACAAGAAGCGTTTCCACAAGTTCGACAAAGAGAGCAAAGGATTCATCACCACTGTGGACGTGCAGCAGGTTTTGGAC AGCATCAACGTCCAGATTGATGAAAATTCCCTGCATGAAATCCTTAACGAGGTGGACCTCAACAAGAACGGACAAGTGGAAATTGATGAATTCCTGCAG CTGATGAGCGCCGTGAAGAAGGGCCAAGTGTCCGACAGCCGTCTCGCCATCCTGATGAAGTCGGCGGAGGAAACTCTGGATGAGAGAGGCCCGGTGACGGTGGACCGGAGCGGAGGCGGCGTCTGA
- the gpd2 gene encoding glycerol-3-phosphate dehydrogenase, mitochondrial isoform X1 yields MAFRKALKRTAILGGGAVAAVFGLSQLIEYRKTQHGLARLAHVAAEAELKAPFADELPSRKAQLAALENTEEFDVLVVGGGATGVGCALDAVTRNLKTALVERNDFSSGTSSRSTKLIHGGVRYLQKAIMQLDYEQYMMVKEALHERANLLEIAPHLSAPLPIMLPVYKWWQLPYYWAGIKMYDVVAGIQCLKSSYVLSKTKALELFPMLKKDKLVGAIVYYDGQHNDARMNLAIGLTAARYGAAVANYTEVVHLLKAKDTQTGKERVCGARCRDVITGKEFDVKAKVVINATGPFTDSLRKMDNQETQNICQPSAGVHIVIPGYYSPDNMGLLDPATSDGRVIFFLPWEKMTIAGTTDTPTNVTAHPIPGEDDINFILNEVRNYLSPDVVVRRGDVLAAWSGIRPLVTDPNSKDTQSICRNHIVSISDSGLVTIAGGKWTTYRSMAEETLDAAVKAHGLSAETCKTVGLMLEGAKGWTPTLYIRLVQDYGLENEVAQHLAATYGGKAFDVAKIAQVTGQRWPIVGKRLVSEFPYIEAEVLYAIKEYACTAIDVIARRTRLGFLNVQAADEALPRIVQIMGKELDWSQERRTEELEAARKFLYHEMGYRSRSEQLTKTSEINLDYQEVVRYKKRFHKFDKESKGFITTVDVQQVLDSINVQIDENSLHEILNEVDLNKNGQVEIDEFLQLMSAVKKGQVSDSRLAILMKSAEETLDERGPVTVDRSGGGV; encoded by the exons ATGGCGTTCAGGAAGGCTCTGAAACGGACGGCGATCCTAGGCGGCGGGGCGGTGGCCGCGGTGTTCGGCCTGTCGCAGCTGATCGAGTACAGGAAGACGCAG CACGGATTG GCTCGGTTGGCTCACGTGGCGGCAGAAGCCGAGCTGAAGGCCCCCTTCGCGGACGAGCTTCCCTCCCGGAAGGCGCAGCTCGCGGCGCTGGAGAACACCGAGGAGTTCGACGTGCTGGTGGTCGGAGGAGGAGCCACGGGTGTAGGATGTGCCTTAGACGCTGTCACACGCA ACCTAAAGACTGCCCTCGTGGAGAGAAACGATTTCTCCTCGGGGACGAGCAGTCGGAGTACCAAGCTGATTCACGGTGGAGTCCGTTATCTCCAGAAGGCCATCATGCAGCTGGACTACGAACAg TACATGATGGTGAAAGAGGCCCTCCATGAGCGAGCCAACCTCCTGGAGATTGCACCTCACCTATCAGCACCGCTACCCATCATGCTTCCTGTTTATAA ATGGTGGCAGTTGCCTTACTACTGGGCCGGGATCAAGATGTACGACGTGGTGGCCGGGATCCAGTGCCTGAAGAGCAGCTACGTCCTCAGCAAGACGAAGGCCTTGGAGCTGTTCCCCATGCTGAAGAAGGACAAGCTGGTGGGAGCCATCGTCTACTACGACG GGCAGCACAACGACGCCCGTATGAACCTGGCAATTGGCCTCACTGCCGCCCGCTACGGCGCCGCCGTCGCCAACTACACCGAGGTCGTCCACCTGCTGAAGGCAAAAGACACGCAGACCGGCAAGGAGAGGGTGTGTGGAGCTCGCTGCAGGGACGTTATCACAG GAAAGGAGTTTGACGTGAAGGCCAAGGTTGTGATCAACGCCACCGGCCCGTTCACAGACTCGCTGAGGAAGATGGACAACCAGGAGACGCAAAACATCTGCCAACCGAGCGCCGGCGTCCACATCGTCATCCCCGGTTACTAcag TCCTGACAACATGGGTCTGCTCGATCCGGCGACAAGCGACGGTCGTGTCATCTTCTTCCTGCCCTGGGAGAAGATGACCATCGCCGGGACGACCGACACGCCCACTAACGTGACGGCACACCCAATCCCGGGGGAGGACGACATCAACTTCATCCTGAACGAGGTCCGCAACTACCTCAGCCCTGACGTAGTAG TGCGCCGCGGAGACGTGTTGGCAGCGTGGAGCGGCATCCGACCCCTGGTGACCGACCCCAACTCCAAAGACACTCAGTCCATCTGCAGGAACCACATCGTCAGCATCAGTGACAGCGGACTGGTCACCATCGCCG GTGGGAAGTGGACCACCTACAGGTCCATGGCCGAAGAGACGCTGGACGCAGCCGTCAAAGCTCACGGCCTCTCAGCGGAGACATGCAAGACTGTTGGTCTGATGCTGGAGGGAGCTAAAGGCTGGACGCCGACGCTCTACATCCGCCTGGTGCAGGACTACGGACTGGAGAACGAG GTCGCTCAGCACCTGGCTGCAACGTACGGAGGAAAGGCGTTCGATGTGGCCAAGATTGCTCAGGTCACCGGGCAGAGGTGGCCAATCGTAGGGAAGCGACTGGTGTCAGAGTTCCCTTACATCGAGGCCGAG GTTTTGTACGCGATCAAGGAGTACGCCTGCACAGCCATCGATGTCATCGCCCGGCGAACTCGCCTGGGCTTCTTGAACGTGCAGGCGGCCGATGAAGCGCTGCCACGCATCGTGCAGATCATGGGCAAAGAGCTGGACTGGAGTCAGGAGAGGAGGACG GAGGAGCTCGAAGCAGCCAGGAAGTTCTTGTACCACGAGATGGGCTACAGGTCTCGCTCTGAGCAGCTGACCAAGACGTCTGAGATCAACCTGGACTACCAGGAAGTAGTCAG GTACAAGAAGCGTTTCCACAAGTTCGACAAAGAGAGCAAAGGATTCATCACCACTGTGGACGTGCAGCAGGTTTTGGAC AGCATCAACGTCCAGATTGATGAAAATTCCCTGCATGAAATCCTTAACGAGGTGGACCTCAACAAGAACGGACAAGTGGAAATTGATGAATTCCTGCAG CTGATGAGCGCCGTGAAGAAGGGCCAAGTGTCCGACAGCCGTCTCGCCATCCTGATGAAGTCGGCGGAGGAAACTCTGGATGAGAGAGGCCCGGTGACGGTGGACCGGAGCGGAGGCGGCGTCTGA